A section of the Polyangium spumosum genome encodes:
- a CDS encoding Kelch repeat-containing protein: MRHPHARSLVLALGLVLLHPALPAYGASGPGGLRPPRLPAPARLLLPRIHSPRDDQGRTFRVATMTTARRAHTATTLADGRVLLVGGLDGDSYLASAEVYDPAAARFVPVGASSEPRAHHIAVLLDDGRVLVAGGERAPGDPTETAEVFDPASNTFQRVGSMRVPRIYHAAASLPDGRVLVAGGYDGARTVALVDVFDPATGAFRPAAPMVAPRSEFTATALADGNVLVAAGVGGAARLATAEIYHPSLDRWQQAGSLRARRGGHVAALLDDGGVLVAGGIVGVHAVATAERWNPATNTWSSVAPMAETRFGSALVGLPDGRVLVAGGEDDDGHTLASVELFDPAANTWSRAPSLDTPRSSLAAALLEDGSALFTGGHAPPSSWASAEIHLPRP; encoded by the coding sequence ATGCGTCACCCTCACGCCCGCTCCCTGGTCCTCGCCCTCGGACTCGTGCTCCTCCATCCTGCGCTGCCCGCGTATGGCGCTTCGGGGCCCGGCGGCCTCCGCCCCCCGCGATTGCCCGCGCCCGCACGCCTGCTCCTGCCCCGTATTCATTCCCCACGCGACGACCAGGGCCGCACCTTCCGCGTCGCCACGATGACCACCGCGCGCCGCGCCCATACCGCGACGACGCTCGCCGACGGCCGCGTCCTCCTCGTCGGCGGCCTCGACGGCGATTCGTACCTCGCCTCCGCGGAGGTATACGATCCCGCCGCCGCGCGCTTCGTCCCCGTCGGGGCGTCCTCGGAGCCGCGGGCGCATCACATTGCGGTTTTGCTCGACGACGGGCGCGTGCTCGTCGCCGGCGGCGAGCGGGCCCCGGGGGATCCGACGGAGACCGCGGAGGTCTTCGATCCCGCGTCGAATACCTTCCAGCGCGTCGGCTCGATGCGCGTGCCGCGGATCTACCACGCCGCGGCGTCGTTACCGGACGGCCGCGTGCTCGTCGCCGGTGGATACGACGGCGCGCGGACCGTCGCGCTCGTCGACGTGTTCGACCCGGCCACCGGCGCCTTCCGTCCAGCCGCGCCGATGGTCGCGCCGCGCTCCGAGTTCACGGCGACCGCGCTCGCGGACGGAAACGTCCTCGTCGCCGCGGGCGTCGGGGGCGCGGCGCGGCTCGCGACCGCGGAGATTTACCACCCGAGCCTCGATCGATGGCAACAAGCGGGGTCTCTGCGGGCGCGGCGCGGCGGGCACGTCGCGGCGCTGCTCGACGACGGCGGGGTCCTCGTCGCGGGAGGTATCGTCGGTGTGCACGCGGTGGCGACGGCGGAGCGCTGGAACCCCGCGACGAACACGTGGTCGAGCGTGGCGCCGATGGCGGAGACGCGCTTCGGGAGTGCCCTCGTCGGCCTGCCCGACGGGCGCGTGCTCGTGGCCGGCGGCGAGGATGACGACGGCCATACGCTCGCCTCGGTGGAGCTCTTCGATCCTGCGGCGAACACGTGGAGCCGCGCGCCCTCGCTCGACACCCCGCGCAGCTCGCTCGCGGCGGCGCTGCTCGAGGACGGATCGGCGCTCTTCACGGGAGGCCACGCGCCGCCGTCGTCGTGGGCGAGCGCGGAGATTCACCTGCCCCGGCCGTAG
- a CDS encoding SDR family NAD(P)-dependent oxidoreductase has translation MPARGRKVLVTGATDGIGRATAKLLLERGGEVILHGRSSEKVRELALEFELLTGTRPRHVVSDLSSLASVAAMVRALAAELTEIDVLVNNAGVGAGAKGDAREVTGDGHEKRFAVNYLAPVALTELWLSLCQRPPRVIVNVASAGQEALDFDDLMTTMEYEGLRAYRRSKLALVMWTFDLAQKYPDIAINALHPGSMLDTKIVRETFGQPWGKPEDGARAIRLLIERSLSDQITGEYFDVERPARANAQAYDDRARAALRRATEALLAPVLATR, from the coding sequence ATGCCGGCACGAGGAAGGAAGGTGCTCGTCACGGGCGCGACGGACGGTATCGGGCGCGCCACGGCGAAGCTGCTCCTCGAGCGGGGCGGCGAGGTGATTCTCCACGGGCGCTCCTCGGAGAAGGTCCGCGAGCTCGCGCTGGAATTCGAGCTCCTCACGGGCACCCGTCCGCGCCACGTCGTCTCGGATCTGAGCTCGCTCGCGTCCGTGGCGGCGATGGTCCGCGCCCTCGCCGCGGAGCTCACCGAAATCGACGTCCTCGTGAACAACGCGGGCGTGGGCGCGGGCGCGAAAGGAGACGCGCGGGAGGTGACCGGAGACGGCCACGAGAAGCGCTTCGCGGTGAACTACCTGGCGCCCGTCGCGCTCACCGAGCTCTGGCTCTCGCTCTGCCAGCGCCCGCCGCGGGTCATCGTGAACGTGGCCTCCGCGGGGCAGGAGGCGCTCGATTTCGACGATCTGATGACCACGATGGAGTACGAGGGGCTACGCGCCTATCGAAGGAGCAAGCTCGCGCTCGTCATGTGGACGTTCGATCTCGCGCAGAAATACCCCGATATCGCGATCAACGCGCTGCACCCGGGCTCGATGCTGGACACCAAGATCGTGCGCGAGACGTTCGGCCAGCCCTGGGGCAAGCCGGAGGACGGCGCGCGCGCGATCCGGCTCCTCATCGAGCGCTCGCTCTCGGATCAGATCACCGGCGAATACTTCGACGTCGAGCGCCCCGCGCGCGCGAACGCGCAGGCCTACGACGACCGCGCCCGGGCGGCCCTCCGCCGCGCCACGGAAGCCCTGCTCGCCCCCGTCCTCGCGACCCGCTGA
- a CDS encoding AgmX/PglI C-terminal domain-containing protein, with product MEGKQKVALTFALYQNDALVRRETVTQDIVKVGKDPKSHLRVDDELASRMHAVIEVASPEDITLIDLGNEPGTLVNGARINKTKVKAGDQLQIGGTRLVLEKAEAVAVAAGAARSGANPFAAPSANPFGAPAASASFGGANPFGAAPAASPFGGDPFGMQNPFAQPKAPAHDEVPHDAPEGSYTYQLVKSGPDVPTEELETPSASVEVMVMWDQMILNVAHLTPPRSYYVGEEETKNVKCDYFVPQEKLGATRAPVVLAEKGGAVSVVLLPRAKGTIEIAGQPKMTVQQAIDSGKTQPCAELSGAFQMALPPGSKARIEVDGLIFQVSTVNAGRVVAGHVQLDTTNYLYQGLSAAVHVGLLAAMAFFMPPLGATDGDGISDDQKYMLQQYLAAAAEKELEEKQTEMTAENNADNKEGGTGTKAKGEEGSMGNPTTKASGNRYGVQGPQDNPDPHIARQAALRDAAEFGMIGLLNAGAGGDPNAPTAPWGRDDSLGNDALSARGNMWGDNIGDSFGAGGLGLSGIGEGGGGRGEGIGLGSIGTIGHGAGTGPGQGFGNGHGKLSGSHRTKPPQVRMGATSVSGRLPPEVIQRIVRQNFGRFRLCYENGLRNNPNLQGRVGVRFVIGRDGAVSNVGNGGSDMPDGGVVSCVVRAFYGLSFPQPEGGIVTVVYPIMFSPGG from the coding sequence ATGGAAGGCAAGCAAAAGGTCGCGCTCACGTTCGCGCTGTACCAGAATGACGCGCTCGTCCGTCGAGAGACGGTCACGCAGGACATCGTCAAGGTCGGAAAGGACCCGAAGAGCCACCTCCGGGTGGACGACGAGCTCGCCTCGCGTATGCACGCCGTCATCGAGGTCGCGTCGCCCGAGGACATCACCCTCATCGACCTCGGCAACGAGCCCGGCACGCTCGTCAATGGCGCGCGGATCAACAAGACGAAGGTCAAGGCGGGGGATCAGCTCCAGATCGGCGGCACGAGGCTCGTGCTCGAGAAGGCCGAGGCCGTGGCCGTCGCGGCCGGGGCGGCGAGATCCGGGGCAAACCCGTTCGCCGCGCCCTCGGCGAACCCGTTCGGCGCGCCCGCGGCCTCCGCGTCGTTTGGCGGAGCGAACCCGTTCGGCGCGGCGCCCGCGGCGAGCCCGTTCGGCGGCGATCCGTTTGGCATGCAAAACCCGTTCGCGCAGCCGAAGGCGCCCGCGCACGACGAGGTGCCGCACGACGCGCCCGAGGGTTCGTACACGTACCAGCTCGTCAAGAGCGGCCCGGACGTCCCGACGGAGGAGCTCGAGACGCCGTCCGCGTCGGTCGAGGTGATGGTGATGTGGGATCAGATGATCCTGAACGTCGCGCACCTGACGCCGCCGCGCTCGTATTACGTGGGCGAGGAGGAGACGAAAAACGTCAAGTGTGATTACTTCGTCCCCCAGGAGAAACTCGGCGCGACGCGCGCGCCGGTGGTGCTCGCGGAGAAGGGTGGGGCTGTCTCGGTGGTGCTCCTGCCGCGGGCGAAGGGCACGATCGAGATCGCGGGCCAGCCGAAGATGACGGTGCAGCAGGCGATCGACAGCGGCAAGACGCAGCCGTGCGCCGAGCTCTCGGGCGCATTCCAGATGGCGCTGCCGCCCGGATCGAAGGCGCGGATCGAGGTGGACGGGCTGATCTTCCAGGTCTCGACGGTGAACGCGGGCCGCGTCGTCGCGGGTCACGTGCAGCTCGACACGACGAATTACCTTTATCAGGGGCTCTCGGCGGCCGTGCACGTGGGCCTGCTCGCCGCGATGGCGTTTTTCATGCCGCCGCTCGGCGCGACGGACGGTGACGGCATCTCGGACGATCAGAAGTACATGCTCCAGCAATACCTCGCCGCCGCGGCGGAGAAGGAGCTGGAGGAGAAGCAGACCGAGATGACGGCCGAGAACAACGCCGACAACAAGGAGGGCGGCACCGGCACGAAGGCGAAGGGCGAGGAGGGTTCGATGGGGAACCCGACCACGAAGGCGTCGGGCAACCGTTATGGCGTGCAGGGCCCGCAGGACAACCCCGATCCGCACATCGCGCGGCAAGCGGCGCTGCGCGACGCGGCGGAGTTCGGCATGATCGGCCTGCTCAACGCGGGCGCCGGCGGCGATCCGAATGCGCCGACGGCCCCGTGGGGCCGCGACGATTCGCTCGGCAACGACGCGCTGTCGGCCCGCGGCAACATGTGGGGCGACAACATCGGCGACTCGTTCGGCGCGGGCGGCCTCGGTTTGTCCGGTATCGGCGAGGGCGGCGGAGGTCGCGGCGAGGGTATCGGCCTCGGCTCGATCGGCACGATCGGCCACGGCGCGGGCACGGGCCCGGGCCAGGGCTTCGGCAATGGGCACGGCAAGCTGTCGGGCTCGCACCGCACGAAGCCGCCGCAGGTTCGAATGGGCGCGACGAGCGTGAGCGGTCGCCTGCCGCCCGAGGTCATCCAGCGCATCGTGCGCCAGAACTTCGGCCGGTTCCGCCTGTGTTACGAGAATGGCCTGCGGAACAACCCGAACCTGCAGGGGCGCGTGGGGGTTCGTTTCGTCATCGGCCGCGACGGCGCGGTCTCGAACGTGGGCAATGGCGGCTCGGACATGCCGGACGGCGGCGTGGTGTCCTGCGTGGTCCGCGCCTTTTATGGTCTGTCCTTCCCGCAGCCGGAGGGCGGCATCGTGACGGTCGTCTATCCGATCATGTTCAGCCCCGGCGGCTGA
- a CDS encoding aldo/keto reductase family oxidoreductase yields the protein MKDLPIADTYRLGAHTVRRLGYGAMQLAGPNAFGPPKDRKAAVAVLREAIALGVDHVDTSDIYGPHVTNEIIREALHPYRDGLVIATKVGAVRGPTGSWEPASSAADIERAVFDNLRNLGLDVLDVVNLRVMFSAAGPAEGSIEAPLTALAELQRRGLIRHIGLSNVTAAQIAEGRKLAEIVCVQNYYNLAHRHDDAVIDELAALGVAYVPFFPLGGFAPLQSSALSAVAARVGATPMQVALAWLLRRSPNVLLIPGTSSITHLRENLASASIALGPEDLAELDGLSRHADPRGAGHEPSR from the coding sequence ATGAAAGACCTCCCCATCGCAGACACCTACCGCCTCGGCGCTCACACCGTTCGTCGCCTCGGTTACGGCGCCATGCAGCTCGCCGGCCCCAACGCCTTTGGTCCCCCGAAGGATCGGAAGGCCGCGGTCGCCGTGCTGCGCGAGGCCATCGCTCTGGGCGTCGACCACGTCGACACCAGCGACATCTACGGCCCCCACGTCACGAACGAGATCATCCGCGAGGCGCTGCATCCGTACCGCGACGGCCTCGTCATCGCCACGAAGGTCGGCGCCGTGCGCGGCCCGACGGGGTCGTGGGAGCCCGCGTCCTCCGCCGCCGACATCGAGCGCGCGGTTTTCGACAACCTCCGGAACCTCGGCCTGGACGTGCTCGACGTCGTGAACCTCCGCGTGATGTTCAGCGCCGCGGGCCCCGCGGAAGGCTCCATCGAAGCGCCGCTCACGGCCCTCGCCGAGCTCCAGCGCCGCGGGCTCATCCGGCACATCGGCTTGAGCAACGTCACGGCCGCGCAGATCGCGGAGGGACGCAAGCTCGCCGAGATCGTGTGCGTGCAGAATTACTACAACCTGGCCCACCGCCACGACGACGCCGTGATCGACGAGCTCGCCGCGCTCGGCGTGGCGTACGTGCCCTTCTTCCCGCTCGGCGGGTTTGCGCCGCTGCAATCGAGCGCGCTGAGCGCCGTGGCCGCGCGTGTCGGGGCGACGCCGATGCAGGTGGCGCTCGCGTGGCTCCTGCGGCGGTCGCCCAACGTGTTGCTCATTCCCGGCACGTCGTCCATCACGCATCTGAGGGAGAACCTCGCGAGCGCCTCCATCGCCTTGGGCCCCGAGGATCTGGCCGAGCTCGACGGGCTCTCCAGGCACGCCGACCCTCGAGGGGCAGGCCACGAGCCGAGCCGCTGA